A region from the Cyprinus carpio isolate SPL01 chromosome A8, ASM1834038v1, whole genome shotgun sequence genome encodes:
- the LOC109095271 gene encoding hyaluronidase-1-like isoform X1 — protein sequence MLLRSSIYHPFLTLALSIILSLSNSVQNMVEGVESVIGRRGFSVIWNIPTSWCQHRYGVSLPLRQFNIIHNSKERFQGQNMSIFYQRRLGLYPYINRQGSKVNGGLPQLGSLNAHLSLAEMQISDVLRKTFRGLAVLDWEAWQPVWMWNFGTGIVYRKFSKKLVRWKHPDMSEEEVKSEAKAEFELAARTFMEETLRLGVRLFPEGLWGFYGFPSCYNNHGQGQSGYTGQCHNGTEILNDNLAFLWQHTTALYPSIYLWRKLAGHTHAQLMVRHRVLEALRVASQHSPGTEALPVFPYTRVAFTHTLAFLNRTDLEHTLGESAALGATGVVLWGELSFAKSKRQCALLRDYISSVLGEYVSSLQIGVRNCSKRMCNAQGRCARRDPHSGYMIPLHGTHEALPLSDMRSKFKCICFEGWSGEHCEQRIS from the exons ATGCTTCTGAGATCATCTATTTACCATCCCTTCCTCACATTAGCCCTGTCAATCATTTTGTCTCTCAGCAACTCTGTTCAGAATATGGTTGAGGGGGTGGAGTCTGTCATTGGGAGGCGTGGCTTTTCAGTGATCTGGAATATACCTACATCTTGGTGTCAGCATCGATACGGGGTCTCCCTGCCACTGCGCCAGTTCAACATCATACATAACTCAAAGGAGAGATTTCAGGGTCAGAATATGAGCATATTTTATCAGCGCCGTCTGGGCCTTTACCCCTACATCAACCGTCAGGGCTCAAAGGTCAATGGTGGCCTGCCTCAACTAGGATCCCTGAATGCTCACCTCTCATTGGCCGAGATGCAGATCAGTGATGTGTTGAGAAAGACATTCAGAGGATTAGCAGTGCTAGATTGGGAAGCATGGCAGCCTGTATGGATGTGGAACTTTGGGACCGGAATTGTATATCGGAAATTTTCAAAAAAGCTGGTTAGGTGGAAACATCCAGATATGTCAGAAGAGGAAGTGAAATCTGAGGCGAAAGCGGAGTTTGAATTAGCAGCAAGAACATTTATGGAAGAGACTCTACGCCTAGGTGTCCGCCTCTTCCCAGAGGGATTATGGGGGTTTTATGGGTTTCCCAGTTGCTATAACAATCATGGCCAAGGACAGAGTGGATACACGGGGCAGTGCCACAATGGAACAGAGATTCTGAATGATAACCTGGCGTTTTTATGGCAACACACCACCGCCTTGTATCCCAGCATTTATTTGTGGCGTAAGCTGGCAGGACACACACACGCTCAACTCATGGTGAGACACCGTGTACTTGAGGCCCTCCGAGTGGCATCCCAGCATTCACCTGGCACCGAAGCACTTCCTGTTTTCCCCTACACCAGAGtggcattcacacacacattggcCTTTCTTAATCGG ACGGATTTGGAGCACACACTAGGTGAGAGTGCTGCTTTAGGTGCCACTGGAGTTGTGTTGTGGGGCGAGCTGAGTTTTGCCAAGTCTAAG CGGCAGTGCGCTCTCTTGCGTGATTACATCAGCTCAGTATTAGGAGAATATGTCTCCTCCCTGCAGATCGGTGTCAGGAACTGCAGTAAAAGAATGTGTAACGCCCAGGGACGGTGTGCTCGACGGGACCCTCACTCAGGTTACATGATCCCTCTACATGGTACCCATGAAGCTCTTCCTCTCAGTGACATGAGGTCAAAGTTTAAGTGTATCTGCTTTGAAGGATGGAGTGGAGAACACTGTGAACAAAGAATTTCCTAA
- the LOC109095271 gene encoding hyaluronidase-1-like isoform X2 codes for MLLRSSIYHPFLTLALSIILSLSNSVQNMVEGVESVIGRRGFSVIWNIPTSWCQHRYGVSLPLRQFNIIHNSKERFQGQNMSIFYQRRLGLYPYINRQGSKVNGGLPQLGSLNAHLSLAEMQISDVLRKTFRGLAVLDWEAWQPVWMWNFGTGIVYRKFSKKLVRWKHPDMSEEEVKSEAKAEFELAARTFMEETLRLGVRLFPEGLWGFYGFPSCYNNHGQGQSGYTGQCHNGTEILNDNLAFLWQHTTALYPSIYLWRKLAGHTHAQLMVRHRVLEALRVASQHSPGTEALPVFPYTRVAFTHTLAFLNRTDLEHTLGESAALGATGVVLWGELSFAKSKIGVRNCSKRMCNAQGRCARRDPHSGYMIPLHGTHEALPLSDMRSKFKCICFEGWSGEHCEQRIS; via the exons ATGCTTCTGAGATCATCTATTTACCATCCCTTCCTCACATTAGCCCTGTCAATCATTTTGTCTCTCAGCAACTCTGTTCAGAATATGGTTGAGGGGGTGGAGTCTGTCATTGGGAGGCGTGGCTTTTCAGTGATCTGGAATATACCTACATCTTGGTGTCAGCATCGATACGGGGTCTCCCTGCCACTGCGCCAGTTCAACATCATACATAACTCAAAGGAGAGATTTCAGGGTCAGAATATGAGCATATTTTATCAGCGCCGTCTGGGCCTTTACCCCTACATCAACCGTCAGGGCTCAAAGGTCAATGGTGGCCTGCCTCAACTAGGATCCCTGAATGCTCACCTCTCATTGGCCGAGATGCAGATCAGTGATGTGTTGAGAAAGACATTCAGAGGATTAGCAGTGCTAGATTGGGAAGCATGGCAGCCTGTATGGATGTGGAACTTTGGGACCGGAATTGTATATCGGAAATTTTCAAAAAAGCTGGTTAGGTGGAAACATCCAGATATGTCAGAAGAGGAAGTGAAATCTGAGGCGAAAGCGGAGTTTGAATTAGCAGCAAGAACATTTATGGAAGAGACTCTACGCCTAGGTGTCCGCCTCTTCCCAGAGGGATTATGGGGGTTTTATGGGTTTCCCAGTTGCTATAACAATCATGGCCAAGGACAGAGTGGATACACGGGGCAGTGCCACAATGGAACAGAGATTCTGAATGATAACCTGGCGTTTTTATGGCAACACACCACCGCCTTGTATCCCAGCATTTATTTGTGGCGTAAGCTGGCAGGACACACACACGCTCAACTCATGGTGAGACACCGTGTACTTGAGGCCCTCCGAGTGGCATCCCAGCATTCACCTGGCACCGAAGCACTTCCTGTTTTCCCCTACACCAGAGtggcattcacacacacattggcCTTTCTTAATCGG ACGGATTTGGAGCACACACTAGGTGAGAGTGCTGCTTTAGGTGCCACTGGAGTTGTGTTGTGGGGCGAGCTGAGTTTTGCCAAGTCTAAG ATCGGTGTCAGGAACTGCAGTAAAAGAATGTGTAACGCCCAGGGACGGTGTGCTCGACGGGACCCTCACTCAGGTTACATGATCCCTCTACATGGTACCCATGAAGCTCTTCCTCTCAGTGACATGAGGTCAAAGTTTAAGTGTATCTGCTTTGAAGGATGGAGTGGAGAACACTGTGAACAAAGAATTTCCTAA
- the LOC109094921 gene encoding aminomethyltransferase, mitochondrial-like: MLARAFANALCNRLPRETLTVGLGATGRQYRQASTEVALKKTPLYEFHRAQGGKMVEFAGWSMPVQYKDSHINSHMHTRQHCSIFDVSHMLQTKVYGRDRVKFIESLIVGDIAELKDNQGTLSLFTNTKGGIMDDLIVTKTDQGYLYVVSNAGCADKDSAHMQARLQEFKAAGHDVDLEFMEESLIALQGPSMAQVLQKGVGDDLRKLTFMTSVLTPVFGIQGCRVTRCGYTGEDGVEISVPSGDVVSLTEKLLADSEVKLAGLGARDSLRLEAGLCLYGNDIDETTTPVEASLVWTIGKRRRQAQDFPGADIIVPQIKAKTQRKRVGLISTGPPVRQHTPVLSSDGRVIGEVTSGCPSPCLKQNVAMGYVEAGFSKVGTSIKVEVRKKAVPAVVSKMPFVPTKYYMGQ, translated from the exons ATGCTTGCTCGGGCTTTTGCAAACGCACTCTGTAACCGACTTCCAAGGGAAACGCTAACTGTCGGTCTGGGGGCAACGGGGCGGCAGTACAGGCAAGCTTCCACAGAG GTGGCGCTCAAGAAGACCCCGCTATATGAATTCCACAGGGCTCAGGGTGGTAAGATGGTGGAGTTTGCAGGATGGAGTATGCCTGTGCAGTACAAAGACAGTCACATtaactcacacatgcacacacgccaGCACTGCTCCATCTTCGACGTCAGTCACATGCTGCAG ACTAAAGTCTATGGTAGAGACAGAGTGAAGTTCATAGAGTCTCTGATTGTTGGAGACATTGCTGAACTAAAAGACAAccag GGCACTCTCTCCCTCTTCACAAACACTAAAGGAGGAATCATGGATGATCTGATAGTGACCAAGACAGATCAGGGTTACCTGTACGTTGTCTCCAATGCTGGCTGTGCGGACAAAGACTCTGCTCATATGCAG GCCAGACTGCAGGAGTTTAAAGCAGCAGGTCATGATGTAGATTTGGAGTTCATGGAAGAAAGTCTTATTGCTCTGCAGG GCCCATCAATGGCCCAGGTTCTGCAGAAAGGTGTGGGTGATGACCTCAGGAAGTTGACCTTTATGACCAGTGTTTTGACCCCAGTGTTTGGCATTCAGGGCTGCAGGGTCACGCGCTGCGGATATACAGGGGAGGATGGAGTTGAG ATCTCAGTACCAAGTGGCGACGTTGTCTCCCTGACTGAAAAGTTGTTAGCCGATAGTGAAGTGAAACTCGCTGGTCTCGGTGCCAGAGACAGTCTCAGGCTGGAGGCGGGACTTTGTCTCTATGGCAACGACATTGATGAGACCACCACACCTGTGGAAGCAAGTCTTGTTTGGACTATAG GTAAGCGTCGTCGACAGGCACAAGATTTTCCCGGTGCTGACATCATTGTTCCACAAATAAAGGCGAAGACTCAGAGAAAGAGAGTGGGACTGATCTCCACTGGACCACCTGTCAGACAGCACACACCAGTCCTGTCATCTGACGGCAGGGTTATAG GTGAGGTCACCAGTGGATGCCCCTCCCCCTGCCTCAAACAAAATGTTGCCATGGGCTACGTGGAAGCTGGCTTCAGTAAAGTGGGCACATCAATCAAGGTGGAAGTGAGGAAGAAAGCAGTACCAGCAGTGGTCAGCAAGATGCCATTCGTGCCCACCAAGTACTACATGGGCCAGTAG
- the LOC109095385 gene encoding interferon-related developmental regulator 2-like isoform X2: protein MPRSKKGKRGGNSSSKGRNGVRGESGVSDDDLASDIVSHCSSASESASVIEEGTGEVVDEQTAQEETEDKLKQCIDNLMDKSAKTRLAALESLRLGFSSRVLYEFLLERHFTICDCLERSLRKGGGEEQAAAATVCALLCMQLGGGVEGEEGFKMLRPILSSILIDSCASLSARQSCARALGMCCYVSASDDAEDLIKSLGHLESVFVGAYPLGDGTLPAVKAGTPALHSAALQSWALLCTLCPASRINTILNHHLPRLHACLESSEVNFRIAVGETIALLYELGRDIDQEFEYEDCDALCDSLKSLATDGNKHRAKNDRRKQRSIFREVLHYIENEDFTEEKIQFGIEAIYIDGWMRHRIYDAFKEVLESGVRHHLQFNPLLRDIFGLGPPLIMDASVKASRISRTERHLFNSAAFKARTKLRNKVRDKRADVM from the exons ATGCCACGAAGCAAAAAGGGGAAACGCGGTGGGAACAGTTCGAGCAAGG GGAGAAATGGGGTGAGAGGCGAGTCTGGTGTGAGTGATGATGATTTAGCGTCGGATATTGTCAGTCACTGCAGCAGCGCCAGTGAGAGCGCGTCAGTCATAGAGGAGGGCACAG GTGAGGTGGTGGATGAACAAACTGCTCAGGAAGAAACAGAAGACAAACTGAAGCAATGCATCGACAATCTGATGGATAAAAG tgctAAGACCCGTCTGGCTGCACTAGAAAGTCTGCGCTTGGGGTTTTCTTCCAGAGTGCTGTATGAGTTCCTGTTAGAGAGACATTTCACAATCTGTGACTGTCTGGAAAGGAGCTTGAGGAAAG GTGGAGGAGAGGAGCAGGCCGCTGCAGCTACAGTGTGTGCTCTCTTGTGCATGCAGCTCGGGGGCGGAGTTGAAGGTGAGGAGGGCTTCAAGATGCTCCGCCCCATCCTCAGCTCCATCTTGATTGACAGTTGTGCCAGCCTGTCCGCTCGACAGAGT TGCGCTCGAGCTCTGGGTATGTGCTGCTACGTGTCTGCCTCAGATGATGCAGAG GACCTGATAAAATCTCTTGGACATTTGgagagtgtgtttgtgggtgCATATCCCCTGGGTGATGGCACTCTGCCCGCTGTCAAAGCCGGGACCCCTGCACTCCACAGCGCCGCCCTGCAGTCGTGGGCTCTGCTCTGCACCCTCTGCCCTGCGTCACGCATTAACACCATTCTCAACCA CCACTTGCCACGTCTACATGCGTGTTTAGAAAGCAGTGAGGTGAACTTCAGGATTGCTGTGGGAGAGACCATCGCTCTGCTGTATGAACTGGGACGGGACATCGAtcag gAGTTTGAGTATGAGGACTGCGATGCATTGTGTGACAGTCTAAAGAGCCTAGCGACTGATGGAAACAAACATCGTGCTAAAAATGACCGCAGGAAACAGCGCTCAATCTTCAGAGAGGTGCTGCACTACATTGAG AATGAGGATTTCACAGAGGAGAAGATCCAGTTTGGGATTGAGGCCATCTACATTGATGGCTGGATGCGCCACAGGATTTATGATGCCTTTAAGGAAGTGCTTGAGTCTGGAGTCAGACACCACCTACAG TTTAATCCTTTATTGAGGGATATTTTTGGACTTGGACCTCCTCTCATCATGGATGCGTCTGTTAAAGCCAGCAGGATCTCCCGCACAGAGAGG
- the LOC109095385 gene encoding interferon-related developmental regulator 2-like isoform X1 codes for MPRSKKGKRGGNSSSKGSLRQEVLQLQLSKTALSRAGRNGVRGESGVSDDDLASDIVSHCSSASESASVIEEGTGEVVDEQTAQEETEDKLKQCIDNLMDKSAKTRLAALESLRLGFSSRVLYEFLLERHFTICDCLERSLRKGGGEEQAAAATVCALLCMQLGGGVEGEEGFKMLRPILSSILIDSCASLSARQSCARALGMCCYVSASDDAEDLIKSLGHLESVFVGAYPLGDGTLPAVKAGTPALHSAALQSWALLCTLCPASRINTILNHHLPRLHACLESSEVNFRIAVGETIALLYELGRDIDQEFEYEDCDALCDSLKSLATDGNKHRAKNDRRKQRSIFREVLHYIENEDFTEEKIQFGIEAIYIDGWMRHRIYDAFKEVLESGVRHHLQFNPLLRDIFGLGPPLIMDASVKASRISRTERHLFNSAAFKARTKLRNKVRDKRADVM; via the exons ATGCCACGAAGCAAAAAGGGGAAACGCGGTGGGAACAGTTCGAGCAAGG GCTCACTTCGACAGGAAGTGCTTCAGCTGCAGTTGTCAAAGACTGCCCTGTCACGTGCAG GGAGAAATGGGGTGAGAGGCGAGTCTGGTGTGAGTGATGATGATTTAGCGTCGGATATTGTCAGTCACTGCAGCAGCGCCAGTGAGAGCGCGTCAGTCATAGAGGAGGGCACAG GTGAGGTGGTGGATGAACAAACTGCTCAGGAAGAAACAGAAGACAAACTGAAGCAATGCATCGACAATCTGATGGATAAAAG tgctAAGACCCGTCTGGCTGCACTAGAAAGTCTGCGCTTGGGGTTTTCTTCCAGAGTGCTGTATGAGTTCCTGTTAGAGAGACATTTCACAATCTGTGACTGTCTGGAAAGGAGCTTGAGGAAAG GTGGAGGAGAGGAGCAGGCCGCTGCAGCTACAGTGTGTGCTCTCTTGTGCATGCAGCTCGGGGGCGGAGTTGAAGGTGAGGAGGGCTTCAAGATGCTCCGCCCCATCCTCAGCTCCATCTTGATTGACAGTTGTGCCAGCCTGTCCGCTCGACAGAGT TGCGCTCGAGCTCTGGGTATGTGCTGCTACGTGTCTGCCTCAGATGATGCAGAG GACCTGATAAAATCTCTTGGACATTTGgagagtgtgtttgtgggtgCATATCCCCTGGGTGATGGCACTCTGCCCGCTGTCAAAGCCGGGACCCCTGCACTCCACAGCGCCGCCCTGCAGTCGTGGGCTCTGCTCTGCACCCTCTGCCCTGCGTCACGCATTAACACCATTCTCAACCA CCACTTGCCACGTCTACATGCGTGTTTAGAAAGCAGTGAGGTGAACTTCAGGATTGCTGTGGGAGAGACCATCGCTCTGCTGTATGAACTGGGACGGGACATCGAtcag gAGTTTGAGTATGAGGACTGCGATGCATTGTGTGACAGTCTAAAGAGCCTAGCGACTGATGGAAACAAACATCGTGCTAAAAATGACCGCAGGAAACAGCGCTCAATCTTCAGAGAGGTGCTGCACTACATTGAG AATGAGGATTTCACAGAGGAGAAGATCCAGTTTGGGATTGAGGCCATCTACATTGATGGCTGGATGCGCCACAGGATTTATGATGCCTTTAAGGAAGTGCTTGAGTCTGGAGTCAGACACCACCTACAG TTTAATCCTTTATTGAGGGATATTTTTGGACTTGGACCTCCTCTCATCATGGATGCGTCTGTTAAAGCCAGCAGGATCTCCCGCACAGAGAGG